A window from Methanobacterium sp. encodes these proteins:
- a CDS encoding PLP-dependent aspartate aminotransferase family protein: MKFNTKSVHSGREPCPATGAISTPIWQTSTFVFDDYGKPKEHDYSRTSNPTRKALEDALAELEGGSAGFAFASGMAAITTIIHILKAGDHVIVCDDCYGGTYRLFSEIMTRFGLEFTFLRLDDEEKILDAVKPNTKMIWIETPSNPLLNITDLEMISKIAKEQDILTVADNTFSSPYFLKPVDFGIDMVMHSTTKYLNGHSDVIGGAVITTTDELAEKVHFQLNGLGTNAAPFDSWLVLRGIKTLPLRMEKHAANAIAVAEYLQDHPKVNEVFYPGLPSHKGHEIARKQMKGFGGVVSFKTDSDIGAFLGNLSLFSLAESLGGADSLVEHAATMSHASMGKEGRKNAGITDDLIRLSIGLEDSDDLIEDLDKALSNA; the protein is encoded by the coding sequence ATGAAGTTCAATACAAAATCAGTCCACTCTGGAAGAGAGCCGTGCCCTGCAACAGGTGCAATTTCAACCCCTATATGGCAGACTTCCACTTTTGTCTTTGATGACTACGGAAAGCCCAAAGAACATGATTACAGCAGAACAAGTAATCCTACAAGGAAAGCTTTAGAGGATGCTCTTGCAGAACTTGAAGGAGGTAGTGCAGGATTTGCATTTGCAAGCGGAATGGCGGCAATTACAACAATAATACATATCTTAAAAGCAGGAGACCACGTAATAGTTTGTGATGATTGCTATGGTGGAACTTACAGACTATTTTCGGAGATAATGACCAGATTTGGTCTTGAATTCACATTTTTAAGGCTTGACGATGAGGAAAAAATTTTAGATGCTGTAAAGCCTAACACAAAAATGATATGGATAGAAACTCCTTCTAATCCACTGCTTAATATTACAGACCTTGAAATGATCTCAAAAATTGCAAAAGAGCAGGACATACTTACAGTTGCAGATAACACCTTTTCAAGTCCGTATTTTTTAAAGCCAGTTGACTTTGGAATAGACATGGTAATGCACTCAACCACAAAATACTTGAATGGACATTCTGACGTTATTGGGGGAGCTGTAATAACTACAACTGATGAACTTGCTGAAAAAGTTCATTTTCAGTTAAATGGACTTGGAACAAATGCAGCGCCATTTGATTCATGGCTTGTTTTAAGAGGTATTAAAACACTACCACTTAGAATGGAAAAACATGCTGCAAACGCCATAGCTGTGGCTGAATATCTTCAGGATCATCCAAAAGTTAATGAAGTATTCTATCCCGGGCTTCCATCTCATAAAGGGCATGAAATTGCTAGAAAACAGATGAAAGGATTTGGAGGAGTTGTATCCTTTAAAACTGATTCCGATATAGGAGCATTTTTAGGAAATCTTAGTCTGTTTTCACTTGCAGAATCTCTTGGTGGAGCAGATTCGCTTGTTGAACATGCTGCAACCATGAGCCATGCTTCCATGGGTAAAGAAGGACGTAAAAACGCAGGAATAACTGATGATCTAATCAGGCTATCCATTGGACTTGAAGACAGCGATGATTTAATCGAAGATCTGGATAAAGCACTTTCAAATGCATGA
- the thiI gene encoding tRNA uracil 4-sulfurtransferase ThiI: protein MDYDLIIIRYGEIGVKSPKVRRRFENRLISNIKNKLDCKIKINQGRIFLYPENFEDARAALSKVIGIVSYSPAVSTRTDFDSIEETLNKYVNNLITEGLFDKTKSFAVRGRRVGTHEFTSHEMAGFCGSVIVKATDAPVDLSNPDFEFFVEVRDDKTYIFHEKITGLGGLPVGTQGKVVALVSGGIDSPVAAFMMLKRGCEVIVLHFNNYPYTGGSNRKVLKIVDKLNEYSPSKLKYFEVGYGEYLKKCIEEAPPRLTCVLCKSGMYKIAEELAKKEEALSIVDGSSLGQVASQTLPNILATRYATQMPVLSPLIGLDKTEIEEIGRKVGTFDISILPAGGCTAVPRYPETNADLKQVLEVLEDINFEEEVKKVISSME, encoded by the coding sequence ATGGATTATGATTTGATAATTATAAGATACGGGGAAATTGGAGTTAAAAGCCCAAAAGTAAGGCGGAGATTTGAAAACAGGTTGATTTCAAACATTAAAAATAAACTTGACTGTAAAATAAAGATTAATCAGGGACGGATATTCTTATATCCTGAAAATTTTGAAGATGCAAGGGCTGCTTTAAGTAAAGTAATAGGTATAGTTTCTTACAGCCCGGCAGTTTCCACAAGAACAGATTTTGACAGTATAGAAGAAACATTAAACAAATACGTGAATAATCTAATTACTGAAGGATTATTCGATAAAACAAAATCATTTGCAGTACGTGGAAGAAGAGTAGGGACTCATGAATTTACAAGTCATGAAATGGCAGGATTCTGTGGTTCAGTGATTGTTAAAGCAACTGATGCACCTGTTGATTTAAGCAATCCTGATTTTGAATTCTTTGTAGAAGTAAGGGACGATAAAACCTATATTTTCCATGAAAAAATCACAGGATTAGGAGGGCTTCCTGTTGGAACTCAGGGAAAAGTAGTTGCTCTGGTATCTGGAGGTATTGATTCGCCAGTTGCAGCATTTATGATGCTTAAAAGGGGATGTGAGGTTATAGTTCTTCACTTTAATAATTATCCTTACACTGGAGGCTCAAATAGGAAGGTGCTTAAAATTGTGGATAAACTCAATGAATATTCTCCCTCAAAATTAAAATATTTTGAGGTAGGATATGGAGAATACCTCAAAAAATGCATTGAAGAAGCGCCTCCACGTTTAACATGTGTTCTATGTAAAAGTGGGATGTATAAAATCGCTGAAGAGCTTGCTAAAAAAGAGGAAGCTCTTTCAATTGTGGATGGAAGTAGTCTGGGACAGGTTGCCTCTCAAACTCTCCCAAATATACTTGCAACAAGATATGCAACACAGATGCCAGTATTAAGCCCTCTTATTGGACTTGATAAGACTGAAATTGAAGAAATTGGAAGGAAGGTTGGAACTTTTGATATTTCGATACTGCCTGCTGGAGGATGTACTGCTGTTCCAAGGTATCCTGAAACAAATGCAGATTTGAAACAGGTTTTAGAGGTTTTGGAAGACATTAATTTTGAGGAGGAAGTTAAAAAAGTTATATCCTCTATGGAATAA
- a CDS encoding sulfide-dependent adenosine diphosphate thiazole synthase: MEIFSKISEKEVTKAIVEGFASEFVEYIESDVIIVGAGPSGLVAAKKLAEKGVKTLLIESNNYLGGGFWIGGYLMNKLTVRAPGQKILDEIGVPYEEVTKGLFVADGPHACSKLIASAMDAGAKVINMTRFDDVVLRDDHVNGIVMNWTPVSALPRAITCVDPVAIESKIVVDATGHDAVVVKSLEERGLVDIEGFGCMWVEKSEDAIVEHTKEVFPGLFVTGMSVATTYGQPRMGPTFGGMLLSGEKVAELIFEKLKGNEDIKAGEAVVASK, from the coding sequence ATGGAAATATTTTCAAAAATATCTGAAAAAGAAGTAACAAAAGCTATTGTAGAAGGATTTGCCAGTGAATTTGTAGAATACATCGAAAGTGATGTAATTATAGTTGGAGCAGGTCCAAGCGGACTTGTAGCAGCAAAAAAACTCGCAGAAAAAGGCGTTAAAACACTATTAATAGAAAGCAACAACTATCTGGGCGGCGGTTTCTGGATAGGTGGCTACTTAATGAACAAACTAACCGTAAGAGCCCCCGGTCAAAAAATACTTGATGAAATAGGAGTACCTTATGAAGAAGTAACGAAAGGACTATTCGTTGCAGACGGACCTCATGCATGTTCTAAGCTTATAGCAAGTGCAATGGATGCTGGGGCAAAAGTTATAAACATGACCCGGTTTGATGATGTTGTTTTACGCGATGACCATGTTAACGGTATCGTTATGAACTGGACACCAGTATCAGCGCTTCCAAGAGCAATAACCTGTGTTGATCCTGTTGCAATCGAGTCAAAAATCGTTGTAGATGCAACTGGACACGATGCAGTCGTCGTAAAGTCCCTGGAAGAACGTGGACTTGTAGATATTGAAGGATTCGGTTGCATGTGGGTTGAAAAGTCTGAAGATGCCATTGTTGAACACACCAAAGAGGTCTTCCCCGGACTGTTTGTAACTGGAATGTCTGTTGCAACAACCTATGGCCAGCCAAGGATGGGGCCTACCTTTGGAGGAATGCTTCTTTCTGGCGAAAAAGTTGCTGAATTAATTTTCGAGAAATTAAAAGGTAATGAGGATATTAAAGCTGGCGAAGCTGTGGTAGCCAGTAAATAA
- a CDS encoding MOSC domain-containing protein, whose protein sequence is MAAEVIAVCKSEKKQTKKVDIGDACLKENYGIIGDAHGDFNTHRQVSLLAIESIDKMRDLGLNVNPGDFAENLTTAGIDLTILPIGTKLLVGEKVILEVTQIGKECHTRCAIYHQAGDCVMPKEGIFARVIKGGPVKSGDKIELI, encoded by the coding sequence ATGGCAGCTGAAGTTATTGCAGTTTGTAAGAGTGAAAAAAAACAGACTAAAAAAGTCGATATTGGAGATGCATGTCTTAAAGAAAATTATGGCATCATTGGAGACGCTCATGGAGATTTCAATACACACAGACAGGTAAGTTTACTTGCAATTGAAAGCATCGATAAAATGAGGGATCTGGGCTTAAATGTGAACCCTGGAGACTTTGCAGAAAATTTAACCACTGCGGGAATTGATCTAACTATCCTACCCATAGGTACAAAGCTACTTGTTGGAGAGAAAGTCATTCTTGAGGTTACCCAGATAGGTAAAGAATGCCACACCCGCTGCGCAATTTACCATCAAGCAGGAGACTGTGTAATGCCAAAAGAAGGCATTTTTGCAAGGGTGATTAAAGGTGGGCCTGTAAAATCAGGGGATAAAATAGAATTAATATAA
- the nifU gene encoding Fe-S cluster assembly scaffold protein NifU produces the protein MYSDKVMEHFQNPRNVGEIEDADGVGTVGNPVCGDLMTIYIKVKDDVIEDIKFKTFGCGAAIATSSMVTEMAIGKTIDDAMKITRTDVAENLEGLPPVKMHCSNLAADALHAAIDNYRENKTKLKDVCSACEEE, from the coding sequence ATGTATAGTGATAAAGTAATGGAACACTTTCAAAACCCCAGAAATGTAGGGGAAATAGAAGATGCAGATGGTGTGGGGACAGTTGGAAACCCTGTATGTGGAGATCTGATGACTATTTACATTAAAGTGAAAGACGACGTGATTGAAGACATTAAATTTAAAACATTTGGCTGTGGTGCGGCCATTGCAACAAGCAGTATGGTTACTGAAATGGCGATTGGAAAAACCATTGATGATGCCATGAAAATTACAAGAACTGATGTTGCAGAAAATCTTGAAGGTCTTCCCCCAGTTAAAATGCACTGTTCAAACCTTGCTGCAGATGCGCTGCACGCTGCAATTGATAATTACAGGGAAAATAAGACGAAACTTAAAGATGTATGCAGTGCATGCGAGGAAGAATAA
- the nifS gene encoding cysteine desulfurase NifS — MYMDHSATSPVDPQVFEAMKPYFVDSFGNASTLYSLGRDARKAMESARAQVASLIGAKPEEIIFTSGGTESDNIAIKGTAYRLKDKGNHIITSAIEHPAVDETCKYLEQNGFEVTYLPVYEEGIVRVSDLKDAITDKTILITIMHANNEIGTIQPVAEIGKIAREKKIYFHTDAVQTVGKIPVNVKELNVDMLSLSAHKLYGPKGIGALYIRKGVRLEPIIHGGGHEKGIRPGTENVSGIVGLGKACALAEENLLDNTKYLTNLRDRLMDEVLNSVEKSYLNGHKTKRLPNNVNFRFTGIEGESLVLHLDSKGIAASTGSACSSKKLEPSHVLMAIGLKEVDAHGSLRLTLGKENTEEDVDHAIKSIKEAVETLRKLSPLWCEVSKE; from the coding sequence ATTTATATGGATCATTCAGCTACATCACCAGTTGATCCACAGGTATTTGAAGCAATGAAACCATACTTTGTAGATTCTTTTGGAAATGCATCTACTTTATACTCGCTTGGTAGAGATGCCAGAAAAGCAATGGAATCTGCAAGAGCACAGGTCGCATCTTTGATAGGGGCAAAGCCTGAAGAAATTATTTTTACAAGTGGGGGTACTGAATCTGATAACATTGCAATTAAAGGTACAGCTTACAGATTAAAAGATAAAGGAAATCATATAATAACAAGCGCTATAGAACACCCTGCAGTTGATGAAACGTGTAAATATTTAGAACAGAACGGTTTTGAAGTTACCTATCTTCCAGTCTATGAGGAAGGTATTGTCCGTGTATCTGATCTAAAAGATGCAATAACCGATAAAACCATTTTAATCACTATTATGCACGCAAATAACGAAATTGGAACAATCCAGCCAGTAGCAGAAATTGGTAAAATAGCAAGGGAGAAGAAGATTTATTTTCATACAGATGCTGTTCAAACAGTTGGTAAAATCCCTGTAAACGTTAAAGAATTAAATGTGGATATGCTTTCACTTTCTGCACACAAACTTTATGGTCCAAAAGGAATAGGTGCACTTTATATTAGAAAAGGAGTGAGGTTAGAACCCATTATTCATGGTGGAGGACATGAAAAAGGCATAAGGCCAGGTACAGAAAATGTTTCTGGAATTGTTGGTCTGGGTAAAGCATGTGCGCTTGCAGAAGAAAATCTTCTGGATAATACGAAATATTTAACAAATTTAAGAGACAGATTAATGGATGAAGTACTTAACTCTGTGGAAAAATCTTATTTAAATGGACACAAAACAAAAAGACTTCCAAATAACGTGAACTTCAGGTTTACAGGTATTGAAGGTGAATCTCTGGTATTACACCTTGATTCAAAAGGAATCGCTGCTTCAACAGGTTCTGCATGTTCTTCAAAAAAATTAGAGCCTTCACATGTTCTAATGGCAATTGGTCTTAAAGAAGTGGATGCACATGGATCGCTACGCCTGACACTTGGAAAAGAAAACACAGAAGAAGATGTGGATCATGCCATAAAATCCATTAAGGAAGCAGTTGAAACTTTAAGGAAGCTTTCACCCCTTTGGTGCGAAGTTTCAAAGGAATAA